Part of the Leptolyngbya sp. BL0902 genome, CCGCCACCGTGCGGGTTTTGGGGTTCACTAGCCAGCCCAGCCGACAGCCGTTGTCCATATATTCCTGCATCTTGGCTTGCAGCGTTGCCCCATCATCAGTGGCCGACAGCAGTTCCATCACAAAATCAGGACAGAGGGGCGCAAATCCCTGGCGTTGGTCGGGGCTGAGGGCCGTCCAGCGTTCCATCGCCACCCAGACCACATCCGGGGAACGAATCGCCCCATTGGGCAACCGAAACCCGCTAGAGGAATCAAACACCTTGCCCAGCCTAATGCGTCGATTCCAGAGCGCGACATCAGCGATGAGTTCAGAGTTGTAGCTACCACTCTCGCTACCCGTTGGCGACATGGCGATTAGTTCTCCTGTGGCCGTCCGTTCTAGGCGCAGGTCGGGATTGGCCTGGACGATGGCGACAAACTGCTCTTCGCTGACCCGCAAGGTCTGCGGCAGATGAACGGCAACGGTGGCTGGCATAAACAAACCTGCGAAACGCCATGGCCCTATTCTATCTGGCTCTATTCCGACTCTCGCATCCCTAAGCCGAGCGGCAATGCTCTCAATTAAATCCCCTTCACGCTTAGGCAAACTGGTGACACCGCTGCTGTGGCCCATCTCCAACTTCAGCCGACCGCCTGGGAGGGATCATTTCGGAGGAAGAATTAGAATAGGACGTATAACTCTGCGGTACAGGTATGGCTGATCCCGTCACCATCGAAGATATTTATGAGCTATTTCGTCGATCCCAAGCAGAAGCAGATCGGCGATCAGCAGAGGCGGATCGGCGGGCAGCGGAGGCGGATCAGCGGGCAGCGGAGGCGGATCGGCGGTTGAAGCGGCTGGAGCAAATTGCTGCCAACACCAGCCGCGAGGTGGCTGGGCTAACGACTCGATGGGGCCAGTTTGTCGAAAACCTGGTGGAACCTGCGGTGGTGCGGTTGTTCCAAGAGCGGGGCATTGAGGTACAGGAAACCTCTCGTCGGCTCAAGTCTCAGCGCCCTG contains:
- a CDS encoding Uma2 family endonuclease; its protein translation is MPATVAVHLPQTLRVSEEQFVAIVQANPDLRLERTATGELIAMSPTGSESGSYNSELIADVALWNRRIRLGKVFDSSSGFRLPNGAIRSPDVVWVAMERWTALSPDQRQGFAPLCPDFVMELLSATDDGATLQAKMQEYMDNGCRLGWLVNPKTRTVAVYRPDVAPEVVPFTVTLSGESVLPGFELNLHALLPLEMA